The following proteins are encoded in a genomic region of Phosphitispora fastidiosa:
- a CDS encoding copper amine oxidase N-terminal domain-containing protein encodes MKKFVFLFAALACLLTISPPALAAYPEITITVNGSRIASDVKPYIDANDRTMVPIRFVAEALGSEVDWNQKTKGVSVKRKENAVYLWAGRQDYTVNGKSKTMDTVPVILPPGRTMVPVRFVAEALGCTVNWDSATRTVMIVLDNGYVLPEETDLQIDMYPPDDNPNQVDISMLILIDRDLTSQLSDLFNIIKSKFGDNAAHEISTYVSSKKNRYDYVSGKNFYYNGQEIWVISRAGDFGIQVTIYLPEA; translated from the coding sequence AGAAATTTGTGTTTTTGTTTGCCGCCCTGGCATGCTTACTGACAATATCCCCACCGGCACTGGCTGCCTATCCGGAGATTACAATCACGGTAAATGGCAGCAGAATAGCCAGTGATGTCAAGCCGTATATCGATGCCAATGATAGGACAATGGTCCCCATTCGTTTTGTAGCTGAAGCCCTGGGTTCAGAAGTGGACTGGAACCAGAAAACAAAGGGAGTGAGTGTGAAACGAAAGGAAAATGCAGTCTACCTTTGGGCGGGCAGGCAGGACTACACCGTCAACGGGAAAAGCAAAACAATGGATACAGTCCCTGTGATTCTGCCGCCGGGCCGGACTATGGTGCCGGTAAGGTTTGTAGCCGAAGCGCTGGGGTGTACGGTGAACTGGGACAGCGCGACCCGGACTGTGATGATTGTGCTGGACAATGGCTATGTGCTGCCCGAGGAGACGGATCTGCAGATCGATATGTACCCGCCTGATGATAATCCCAATCAGGTGGATATCAGTATGCTCATTTTAATAGATAGAGATTTGACTTCACAACTTTCCGATTTATTTAATATTATTAAAAGCAAGTTTGGAGACAATGCAGCTCATGAAATAAGCACTTATGTAAGCTCGAAGAAAAATAGATATGACTATGTTTCTGGAAAGAACTTTTATTACAATGGCCAGGAAATATGGGTTATATCACGGGCTGGAGATTTCGGAATACAGGTAACAATTTATTTACCGGAGGCTTAA